In Oryza sativa Japonica Group chromosome 3, ASM3414082v1, one DNA window encodes the following:
- the LOC4334528 gene encoding rNA-binding protein Y14B: MAAAAEDVEFVDYDRDEEEEEDAMDEDDRGGGRGGRALPVPHIVSQGVMRSRGRLLGRSTSVLASNRDRFDSLADAGNPGHGPQRSIEGWILLVSGVKEDAEEDDLYNTFSDFGHVKDLHLNLERRTGYAKGYALVEYESFEEAQTAIKAMNGTQLLTRTVYVDWAFSRGPIQKLTSTRPLHRRSRTPPRRLAALTC, from the exons atggcggcggcggcggaggacgtggAGTTCGTCGACTACGaccgcgacgaggaggaggaggaggacgccatgGACGAGGACGATCggggcggtggccgcggcgggcgcgcgcTACCCGTACCCCACATCGTCTCCCAGGGCGTGATGCGCTcgcgcggccgcctcctcggcCGCAGCACCTCCGTGCTCGCCTCCAACCGCGACCGCTTCGACTCCCTCGCCGATGCCGGCAACCCCGGCCACGGCCCACAGCGCT CTATTGAAGGATGGATACTACTGGTCTCTGGAGTCAAAGAAGACGCGGAAGAAGATGATCTGTACAACACTTTCAGTGATTTTGGTCATGTTAAGGACCTACATTTAAATCTGGAACGCCGCACTGGATATGCCAAG GGATATGCATTAGTTGAATATGAAAGTTTTGAGGAAGCACAAACTGCAATCAAAGCAATGAATGGGACTCAGCTGTTAACAAGGACTGTCTATGTTGACTGGGCATTCAGCAGAGGTCCTATACAGAAACTCACCAGTACAAG GCCATTACATCGGCGATCTCGGACTCCACCTCGCAGGCTTGCTGCCTTGACATGTTGA
- the LOC4334527 gene encoding uncharacterized protein, translated as MAAAATSPSAASSSGGSGGNTAEGEMAAASAACACPICLDSFLDEAYLDTCFHSFCYKCICQWVKIVSTKHAEPLSSVQCPLCKTVNVSIIHGFNGESFERHYINQDPRKRHLSDAHDLITQFYSIRDIIGNTSSVQQFWKQRKYLRKNIWLQTWLRQEIQALTRDENVDAIIYHIHGVIESFMKRQEKGHASKMAPPEKRREEFKSLLMEAARPFLLGQTERFVAEVELFLVSHLNIDAYSRLRVQRLKESTSHVSREQDVLPQDRSLEDHYLYFLGDETDCNDEIW; from the exons atggcggcggcggcgacctctccctccgccgcatcctcctccggtggtagcggcggcaacacggcggagggggagatggcggcggcgagcgctgcTTGTGCTTGCCCCATCTGCCTCGATTCCTTCCTAGACGAGGCGTACCTCGACACCTGCTTCC ATTCTTTTTGTTACAAGTGCATATGCCAGTGGGTAAAGATTGTATCGACCAAGCATGCCGAACCTTTATCATCAGTGCAATGTCCCCTTTGCAAG ACCGTGAATGTGTCTATTATACATGGTTTTAATGGTGAATCATTTGAGCGGCACTACATAAATCAGGACCCCAGAAAAAG ACATCTTTCAGATGCACACGACTTGATTACACAATTCTATAGTATACGAG ATATTATAGGCAATACTTCCAGCGTTCAGCAATTCTGGAAGCAACGCAAGTATCTTCGCAAGaacatttggcttcaaacctGGCTAAGACAGGAAATACAGGCTCTTACACGG GATGAAAATGTTGACGCTATTATCTACCACATCCATGGTGTGATCGAGTCTTTCATGAAAAGGCAAGAGAAGGGGCATGCCTCGAAGATGGCTCCACCAGAGAAGAGGAGGGAAGAATTCAAGAGCTTGCTCATGGAAGCTGCCAGGCCGTTCCTCCTTGGCCAAACGGAGCGGTTTGTCGCTGAGGTAGAGCTCTTCTTGGTCTCACATCTGAACATTGACGCATATAGCAGGCTGCGTGTTCAGAGACTTAAGGAGTCCACTTCGCATGTGTCAAGAGAGCAAGATGTGCTGCCACAGGATCGGTCTCTGGAGGACCACTACTTGTACTTTCTAGGTGATGAAACAGATTGCAATGACGAGATATGGTGA
- the LOC4334526 gene encoding protein phosphatase 2C 70 has product MAIPPLAVSGVAVATLAVLGLAVFACRRWRRGASPAPPPPASSQDDDINMPLISDNLDDYSVSSNSSTVDESGIRIDRIITSPKTHGIVGKGATYPTESHVIEGETHVIDVTNSKTEELYLGNTLKRPAVANGPTPDVKHIRRDSGESNHNGTIPDIIVGSNLALEVIAGPSHGINHYMQSGNKSMLPVTLGRVPPSHLVLKDSEVSGKHAQIDWNANKLKWEIVDMGSLNGTFLNSRSVNHPDVGSRRWGEPAELADGDIITLGSSSKVSVQIELQNQQPVGVGIASDPMTARRTGKKLHMEDVSCCQYPLIGVEKFGLFGIFDGHGGDGAAIAASRILPQNIANILSQQETKERVLSCHSASDVLRHAFALTEAALHHQYEGCTATILLIWFDQNEDCFAQCANLGDSACIMSVNGEIITMTEDHRVVSTTERARMANSGQPLKDGESRICGLNLGRMLGDKFLKEQDSRFSSEPYVSQAVRMTKACLASALIASDGLWDVISANRAAQLVLEGKQKYSEQKTSADKVAHHVLSEARKLRTKDNTSVIFVDLDTLRSDP; this is encoded by the exons ATGGCCATCCCTCCCCTCGCCGTCAGcggggtcgccgtcgccaccctcgccgtcctcggcctcgccgtCTTCGcctgccggcggtggcggcggggcgcgtCCCCCGCGCCCCCACCTCCCGCTTCCTCCCAG GATGATGATATTAACATGCCTCTCATATCTGACAATTTGGATGACTATTCAGTCTCGAGCAATAGTAGTACTGTCGATGAATCAGGAATTCGGATTGATAGGATTATCACTTCACCTAAGACTCATGGCATTGTTGGAAAAGGGGCAACCTATCCCACTGAATCTCATGTTATTGAAG GAGAAACTCATGTAATTGATGTTACAAACAGTAAAACGGAAGAGCTCTATTTGGGAAATACGCTTAAGCGTCCAGCTGTGGCAAATGGGCCAACACCTGATGTGAAGCACATAAGAAGGGATTCTGGAGAGAGTAATCACAATGGCACCATTCCTGACATTATAGTTG GAAGCAACCTAGCTTTGGAGGTCATAGCTGGCCCATCTCATGGAATAAACCACTATATGCAGTCAGGTAACAAGTCCATGCTACCCGTGACTCTTGGAAGGGTTCCTCCAAGTCATTTGGTGTTAAAGGACTCAGAGGTGTCAGGAAAGCATGCACAGATTGACTGGAATGCAAAT AAACTCAAATGGGAAATTGTGGATATGGGTAGTCTAAATGGAACATTTTTGAATTCCCGGTCAGTTAATCATCCTGATGTTGGATCTAGGCGTTGGGGTGAGCCTGCTGAACTTGCAGATGGTGATATTATAACACTTGGGAGTTCATCAAAAGTATCT GTCCAAATTGAGCTACAAAACCAACAACCTGTAGGAGTTGGTATAGCATCTGATCCAATGACAGCCCGTCGAACTGGGAAGAAACTTCACATGGAGGATGTCAGCTGCTGCCAGTATCCTCTTATCGGTGTGGAAAAG TTTGGGCTATTTGGCATATTCGATGGCCATGGAGGGGATGGTGCTGCAATAGCTGCCAGCAG GATTCTTCCACAGAACATTGCAAACATTTTGTCTCAACAGGAAACAAAAGAAAGAGTTCTTTCATGCCATAGTGCTTCAGATGTTCTTAGACATGCCTTTGCATTGACTGAAGCTGCACTCCATCATCAGTATGAG GGCTGCACAGCAACTATCCTTCTGATTTGGTTCGACCAGAACGAAGATTGCTTCGCCCAATGTGCTAATCTTGGTGACTCAGCTTGTATTATGAG TGTCAACGGGGAAATAATTACAATGACCGAGGATCATCGAGTAGTCAGTACAACAGAACGAGCCCGGATGGCAAATTCAGGACAACCCCTGAAAGACGGTGAAAGCCGTATATGTG GACTAAATCTTGGCAGGATGCTTGGGGACAAGTTTTTAAAGGAACAAGATTCACGGTTCAGCTCTGAACCATATGTGAGCCAGGCAGTTCGCATGACAAAAGCATGCTTAGCCTCTGCCCTTATTGCTAG CGACGGGCTATGGGATGTTATTAGCGCTAACAGGGCAGCGCAGCTTGTCCTTGAG GGTAAGCAGAAGTACAGCGAGCAGAAAACTTCAGCAGATAAAGTAGCACATCATGTGTTAAGTGAAGCTAGGAAATTGCGAACCAAGGACAACACATCAGTAATATTTGTAGACCTGGACACTCTGAGAAGTGATCCCTGA